A genome region from Rhizobium sp. N324 includes the following:
- the minC gene encoding septum site-determining protein MinC: MTKVLTDARSIRIKGRSFLAVMLSPDLPFDDWLARLDDLAARSAGFFLGRPVVLDLTDLQIDKPQLKELIAELAKRNVSIMGIEGARPSILGSGMPPALKGGRSASDIEVQASEPADSAVKPAAAEIRPATTQSIVIREPVRSGQSVIFPEGDVTIVGSVASGAEVIAGGSVHIYGALRGRAMAGSIGNASARIFCRKLEAELVAIDGVYKMAEDMAANLRGQAVQLWLEDDAIMAEKLT; the protein is encoded by the coding sequence ATGACCAAAGTGCTAACAGACGCTCGCTCTATCCGCATCAAGGGCCGCTCCTTCCTGGCCGTCATGTTGTCTCCGGACCTGCCTTTCGATGATTGGTTGGCAAGGCTCGACGATCTGGCCGCGCGTTCGGCCGGTTTCTTCCTGGGACGGCCGGTCGTGCTCGATCTGACCGATCTGCAAATCGACAAGCCGCAGTTGAAGGAGCTCATCGCCGAGCTTGCCAAGCGCAATGTCAGCATCATGGGCATCGAGGGGGCGCGGCCTTCCATTCTCGGCTCGGGCATGCCTCCGGCGCTGAAAGGCGGTCGCTCCGCTTCCGACATCGAGGTTCAGGCCAGTGAGCCTGCCGATTCGGCGGTCAAACCTGCAGCAGCCGAGATCCGTCCGGCAACGACGCAATCGATCGTCATCAGGGAGCCGGTGCGCTCCGGGCAATCGGTGATCTTCCCGGAAGGCGACGTGACCATCGTCGGGTCTGTCGCCTCGGGCGCCGAGGTCATTGCCGGCGGGTCCGTGCATATCTACGGGGCGCTGCGGGGCCGCGCCATGGCGGGATCGATCGGCAATGCATCGGCGCGGATCTTTTGCCGCAAGCTCGAGGCCGAGCTGGTGGCAATCGACGGCGTTTACAAAATGGCGGAAGACATGGCCGCCAATCTTCGCGGACAGGCTGTTCAGCTCTGGCTCGAAGACGATGCGATCATGGCAGAGAAACTGACCTAA
- a CDS encoding alpha/beta hydrolase produces the protein MTASSITRRTFGLSVGAVALFSAVGAGMSQTLSAHRGKITPLTVSFASGDSYVVAHLYLPDGHDPAKRYPAVAMGGSFTSVKEQMGGIYAGEMARRGVMALAIDYRNYGQSGGAKRQYEDPAAKAEDLSAALRYLASRPDVSGTGLLGICTSGGTVLYTAAEDANVGAVATVAGFFSEPELVALIKKGPEAVERLRAEGRLARQIYDETGEIKTIRAYHNTDQTAASVSPSQYYLDQTRGGGVPSWRNEFAVMAWEPWIDFDPISRAPRVTAPTLLVHSEGSAFPDQARKIYGLLAGPKELHWAEGAHFDFYDQSGPVGDAADRVAAHFRRTLG, from the coding sequence ATGACTGCCTCATCGATCACCCGCCGCACCTTCGGCCTGTCGGTTGGAGCTGTCGCACTGTTCTCCGCAGTAGGAGCTGGCATGTCTCAGACCTTGAGTGCACATCGCGGAAAAATCACACCGCTGACCGTCAGCTTTGCCAGCGGCGACAGCTATGTAGTCGCCCATCTCTACCTGCCTGACGGCCACGATCCTGCAAAACGCTATCCGGCTGTGGCGATGGGCGGGTCCTTCACTTCCGTTAAAGAGCAGATGGGCGGTATCTATGCCGGCGAAATGGCGCGCCGTGGGGTGATGGCACTGGCCATTGATTACCGGAACTACGGCCAGAGCGGCGGTGCCAAACGTCAATACGAGGATCCCGCCGCCAAGGCCGAAGACCTGTCGGCAGCGCTGCGTTACCTGGCAAGCCGGCCAGATGTGTCGGGAACAGGCCTTCTCGGAATCTGCACGTCTGGCGGCACCGTCCTCTACACGGCGGCCGAGGACGCCAATGTCGGCGCGGTCGCGACCGTGGCGGGCTTCTTCTCCGAGCCGGAACTGGTAGCGCTGATCAAGAAAGGACCAGAGGCCGTCGAGCGCCTGAGGGCCGAGGGCCGTCTCGCACGGCAGATCTACGACGAGACCGGCGAGATCAAGACCATTCGAGCCTACCATAATACCGATCAAACGGCGGCGAGCGTCAGCCCGAGCCAATATTACCTGGATCAGACGCGCGGTGGCGGCGTTCCATCCTGGCGCAACGAATTCGCTGTGATGGCTTGGGAGCCGTGGATCGATTTCGATCCCATATCCCGGGCTCCGCGAGTCACGGCGCCGACGCTGCTGGTCCACTCCGAAGGTTCGGCTTTCCCAGACCAGGCCCGAAAAATATACGGGCTTCTGGCCGGACCCAAGGAGTTGCATTGGGCCGAGGGCGCTCACTTCGACTTCTATGATCAGAGCGGCCCGGTAGGTGACGCCGCCGACCGCGTTGCCGCGCATTTCCGTCGCACGCTTGGTTAA
- a CDS encoding LysR substrate-binding domain-containing protein, with protein sequence MLDGILAFTKVAEKRSFTAAALELGVTPAAISWTIKQLEGRVGAPLLTRTTRSVGLTEAGALLLEHAQAGVAQIAAGYDAAQAQGARPAGLLRLNLPTVAQSILEPLLPGFAAACPDIELELTIDDRFVDIVAEGYDAGIRVGETIAQDMVAVRLTQPSAMTVVGSPAYFSKREKPRRPEQLADHACINFRLASGAIYRWAFEERLDAGGKLRAFEIAVKGPLIVNRSGPSLSASVSGVGLAYNTTDNVGALVRQGLLEPCLEDFMPTMPGFFLYFPSQARALPKLRAFLDFYAGWKKSAQLALE encoded by the coding sequence TTGCTGGACGGCATCCTGGCGTTCACCAAAGTGGCGGAGAAGCGGAGCTTCACGGCTGCCGCATTGGAACTGGGCGTCACGCCGGCTGCGATAAGCTGGACCATCAAGCAGTTGGAGGGGCGTGTCGGCGCACCGCTGCTGACTCGCACCACTCGTTCAGTCGGCCTGACCGAAGCGGGGGCGCTGTTGCTCGAACATGCGCAAGCGGGTGTCGCACAGATCGCCGCAGGTTACGATGCAGCGCAAGCGCAGGGTGCTCGACCCGCCGGGCTGCTGCGCCTCAATCTTCCGACGGTGGCGCAATCCATCCTGGAACCGCTATTGCCCGGCTTCGCCGCCGCTTGCCCGGATATCGAGCTGGAGTTGACGATTGACGACCGCTTCGTCGACATCGTCGCGGAAGGATATGATGCCGGCATCCGCGTCGGCGAGACGATCGCCCAGGACATGGTGGCCGTGCGCCTGACCCAACCCTCGGCGATGACCGTGGTCGGCTCCCCCGCCTACTTCTCAAAGCGCGAAAAACCCCGGCGCCCCGAGCAACTGGCGGACCACGCCTGCATCAATTTCCGGCTGGCGAGCGGCGCAATTTACCGCTGGGCCTTCGAGGAGCGGCTCGATGCCGGCGGCAAGCTGCGGGCGTTCGAGATCGCCGTAAAGGGGCCATTGATCGTCAACCGCTCAGGCCCAAGCCTGTCTGCTTCAGTTTCAGGCGTCGGCCTGGCCTATAACACCACCGATAATGTCGGGGCGCTGGTCAGGCAGGGATTGCTGGAGCCGTGCCTGGAAGACTTCATGCCGACCATGCCGGGCTTCTTCCTCTATTTCCCCAGTCAGGCGCGGGCGCTACCGAAGCTGCGAGCATTCCTGGACTTTTACGCTGGATGGAAGAAGTCGGCTCAGCTGGCTTTAGAATGA
- a CDS encoding outer membrane protein: MKLTIATTLLALVATTAFAADVVQDVPAAPVAAAPVFTWSGPYFGIDGGAAWLNGDFSVGGFSDSEDFNGGVFGGFAGYNFQFDSIVVGIEGNLEHNWNEKEALGADIGTDWAGAVRGRVGYAFDKALIFGAAGWTATRGYVDVPGFDKETETFNGYTVGAGVDFAFTDNIFVRGEYRFNDFGKKDILGVDVDLDQHELKFGVGVKF, encoded by the coding sequence ATGAAGTTAACTATCGCCACTACCTTACTCGCACTTGTCGCCACCACTGCTTTCGCGGCTGACGTCGTTCAGGACGTCCCGGCTGCGCCTGTTGCGGCTGCACCCGTTTTCACCTGGTCGGGTCCGTATTTCGGCATCGATGGCGGCGCCGCATGGCTCAATGGTGATTTCAGCGTCGGCGGCTTCAGCGATTCTGAGGATTTCAACGGCGGCGTCTTCGGCGGATTTGCCGGCTACAACTTCCAGTTCGACAGCATCGTTGTCGGTATCGAGGGCAACCTGGAACACAACTGGAATGAAAAGGAAGCGCTGGGTGCAGACATCGGAACCGATTGGGCCGGCGCTGTTCGTGGTCGTGTCGGTTACGCTTTCGACAAGGCGCTCATCTTCGGCGCAGCCGGCTGGACTGCCACACGCGGTTACGTAGACGTGCCGGGCTTCGACAAGGAAACGGAAACCTTCAACGGCTACACCGTCGGCGCTGGCGTCGATTTTGCCTTCACCGACAATATCTTCGTTCGTGGCGAATATCGCTTCAACGACTTCGGCAAAAAAGATATTCTGGGTGTTGATGTCGACCTCGACCAGCACGAGCTCAAGTTCGGCGTCGGCGTAAAGTTCTAA
- a CDS encoding AraC family transcriptional regulator: MIHNAALAPRWAGADFHGMLETFLGPAHFDASPVHSTKGFRWSADARSHGAVTVADLACDGEWNLSATAETPEWLTIHMPREGFSGMTRRQTTTTASPGQMLLGQSHEADHFLVRGALHRSQKLFLDWEQIRRTFGQLFEAPLVGSLDLSPVMDGSTPAGHLVKNLVETMISGMLGDGILLQSPIAMTNLPQALAELLIRSVPHRYSQRLEQAAFTPAPRHIRRAIDFMHANIAEPITIATIAQSANVSVRALETGFRTFKGATPGSYLRTLRLRAARKDLLDRSNVQSIRDICLKWGFVHAGRFSALYGSVYGESPRETRRRKSEAVSPRQTAGF, encoded by the coding sequence ATGATCCATAACGCCGCACTCGCTCCACGATGGGCCGGCGCAGACTTCCACGGAATGTTGGAGACATTCCTCGGACCTGCCCACTTCGACGCATCGCCGGTTCATAGCACTAAGGGCTTTCGTTGGTCGGCGGATGCACGGTCTCACGGTGCGGTGACGGTTGCCGATCTCGCATGCGATGGCGAATGGAACCTTTCGGCCACCGCAGAGACGCCGGAATGGCTCACCATTCACATGCCGCGCGAGGGTTTCTCCGGCATGACGCGACGGCAGACCACGACAACAGCGTCGCCGGGCCAGATGCTGCTTGGCCAAAGCCACGAGGCGGATCACTTCCTCGTGCGGGGAGCGCTGCATCGATCGCAAAAACTCTTTCTCGATTGGGAGCAGATTCGCCGGACCTTCGGGCAGTTGTTCGAAGCCCCGCTGGTGGGATCGCTGGACCTGTCACCCGTCATGGATGGATCAACTCCCGCAGGACATCTCGTCAAGAACCTCGTCGAGACGATGATCTCCGGCATGCTCGGAGACGGCATCTTGCTGCAGTCGCCGATAGCGATGACCAACCTCCCCCAGGCGCTGGCCGAATTGCTGATCAGATCGGTGCCGCATCGCTACTCTCAGCGTCTGGAGCAGGCAGCATTTACACCCGCTCCCCGGCACATTCGCCGGGCTATCGATTTCATGCACGCAAATATTGCCGAGCCGATCACGATCGCGACGATCGCTCAATCCGCCAACGTCTCGGTTCGCGCCTTGGAAACCGGCTTCCGGACGTTCAAAGGGGCGACACCGGGCAGTTACCTGAGGACTCTAAGGTTACGCGCCGCCAGAAAAGACCTTCTGGACCGGTCGAACGTGCAGAGCATCAGGGATATCTGCCTGAAATGGGGCTTCGTCCACGCCGGCCGCTTTTCCGCACTATACGGGTCGGTTTACGGGGAAAGTCCTCGGGAAACCCGCAGGCGAAAATCCGAGGCCGTCTCACCTCGGCAGACGGCAGGCTTTTGA
- a CDS encoding TetR/AcrR family transcriptional regulator, producing the protein MRVSRAQAEANRETVINVASRLFREHGFDGIGLKDLMKGAGLTQGGFYKQFESKDDLVALASGRAMESAIRRWSRVAAGSADPLEAVVGMYLSTGHQGEKGDGCPLAALGSDAARQSAEVRAPFQNGIEAHLQVLDELIPASDGAKPYDKAMVVLSLMVGAVTISRIMTDQGMSERLLEAAADAVKRIAGDTAEE; encoded by the coding sequence ATGAGAGTCAGTCGCGCTCAGGCCGAGGCCAATCGTGAAACAGTGATCAATGTCGCAAGCCGGCTCTTCCGGGAGCATGGCTTCGACGGCATCGGGCTGAAGGACCTGATGAAAGGGGCCGGACTCACCCAAGGCGGGTTCTACAAGCAGTTCGAATCGAAGGATGACCTTGTGGCGCTGGCATCCGGGCGGGCAATGGAGAGCGCCATTCGCAGGTGGTCGAGGGTTGCCGCCGGAAGTGCCGATCCGCTTGAAGCGGTTGTCGGCATGTATCTGTCGACAGGGCACCAGGGCGAAAAAGGTGATGGCTGCCCCTTGGCAGCACTTGGGTCCGATGCGGCGCGCCAGAGTGCAGAGGTGCGGGCTCCATTCCAGAACGGCATCGAGGCGCATCTTCAGGTTCTCGACGAATTGATCCCGGCATCGGACGGCGCGAAACCCTATGACAAAGCCATGGTCGTCCTGTCCCTCATGGTGGGCGCCGTCACCATCTCTCGCATCATGACCGATCAGGGCATGTCGGAGCGTCTGCTCGAAGCGGCGGCTGATGCCGTCAAGCGCATCGCGGGCGACACAGCGGAGGAATAG
- a CDS encoding MarR family winged helix-turn-helix transcriptional regulator gives MSNNEIASRRAVGTQLSFALYGAANRMARLHKPFLQPLGLTFPQYLVMLELYGGTPRAVGELGLKLDMDTGTITPLLKRLESAGMVTRTRDRNDERRVLIHLTEAGLSLRDELWAVTDKIKTACQLTDEGLADLRDTLQAFARPAHD, from the coding sequence ATGTCAAACAACGAGATCGCATCCCGCCGGGCGGTCGGCACCCAACTTTCCTTTGCGCTCTATGGCGCGGCCAATCGGATGGCGCGCCTTCACAAGCCCTTTTTGCAGCCGCTCGGCCTGACATTTCCGCAATATCTGGTGATGCTTGAACTTTATGGCGGTACGCCCCGCGCCGTTGGAGAGTTGGGTTTGAAGCTCGACATGGACACCGGAACGATCACGCCGCTGCTGAAGCGCCTGGAATCGGCCGGCATGGTGACCCGGACGCGCGATCGTAACGACGAGCGGCGGGTGCTCATCCATCTTACCGAAGCCGGTCTATCCCTGCGTGACGAGCTTTGGGCCGTGACCGACAAGATCAAAACCGCCTGTCAGCTGACGGACGAGGGGCTCGCCGATTTGCGCGACACGCTGCAGGCATTCGCTCGCCCCGCCCACGACTGA
- a CDS encoding NADPH-dependent F420 reductase, with amino-acid sequence MKIGIIGAGNIGATLARKLAAGGHAVKLANSKGPDSIRALAGDIGAAAVSKEEAVRGVDVVVLSIPFANYRDLAGLFDDVPEDVVVIDTSNYYPFRDGAIADVDGGMPESVWVSGQIGRPVVKAWNAVLAATLAEKGQPEGADGRIAIPVAGDVPEAKAIAMELVEATGFDAVDAGGLAASWRQQPGTPAYCTELAANELKEALRSADRSRAADNRDAVIKELFAAGTSPTHDDMVARNRAGTAAPKS; translated from the coding sequence ATGAAGATCGGAATCATCGGCGCCGGAAATATCGGCGCGACGCTGGCGAGAAAACTGGCCGCAGGCGGCCATGCGGTCAAGCTTGCCAATTCGAAGGGTCCCGACAGCATCCGCGCGCTTGCCGGCGATATCGGAGCGGCTGCCGTTTCGAAGGAAGAGGCCGTCCGGGGCGTCGACGTGGTCGTCCTTTCGATCCCGTTCGCAAACTATCGCGATCTCGCCGGGCTCTTCGATGACGTGCCTGAAGACGTCGTGGTGATCGATACGTCAAACTATTATCCGTTTCGCGACGGTGCGATCGCCGACGTCGATGGCGGCATGCCCGAAAGCGTTTGGGTGAGCGGGCAAATCGGCAGGCCCGTCGTCAAGGCTTGGAACGCCGTGCTGGCGGCGACGCTGGCGGAGAAGGGGCAGCCCGAGGGCGCGGATGGACGCATCGCCATTCCGGTTGCAGGCGATGTTCCGGAGGCGAAGGCGATTGCCATGGAGTTGGTTGAGGCCACCGGTTTCGATGCAGTGGATGCAGGAGGGCTGGCGGCGTCCTGGCGGCAGCAGCCCGGCACCCCGGCCTATTGCACCGAGCTTGCGGCAAACGAGCTGAAAGAGGCACTGCGATCGGCCGATCGATCCCGCGCAGCCGACAATCGCGACGCGGTGATCAAGGAATTGTTCGCGGCAGGCACGAGCCCGACCCATGACGACATGGTCGCGCGAAACCGAGCGGGGACTGCCGCTCCGAAATCCTGA
- a CDS encoding oxidoreductase, which translates to MSTNRVVVITGASSGIGEASARLLAQHGFQVFGGVRNPSRVNAIPGVRYGTVDVTDDASVSNFVQWVLSEAGKIDILVNNAGVSLVGPVENTSTSEAQTVFDANVFGPLRMIRAALPSMRAARSGLIINISSVLGFLPAPFMGIYASSKHALEGLSESLDHEVREFNVRVVLVEPTFTNTKLDVNAAQTEAPLGAYAAQADATIKAVQAQIKTAPSPVKVAEKILAAINGPYKMRQPAGGQATLLSRLRRFMPASAVDSSLRKTFGFGKRPAS; encoded by the coding sequence ATGTCTACAAACAGAGTTGTCGTGATCACCGGAGCCTCCTCCGGAATAGGCGAGGCGTCAGCCCGCCTTCTCGCACAACACGGCTTCCAGGTTTTTGGGGGCGTACGCAACCCCAGCCGCGTTAACGCCATCCCCGGCGTGCGCTATGGAACTGTCGACGTGACCGATGACGCTTCGGTCTCCAATTTTGTACAATGGGTTTTGTCCGAGGCAGGCAAGATCGACATCCTGGTCAACAATGCCGGCGTTTCGCTGGTCGGCCCTGTCGAGAACACGTCGACTTCCGAAGCGCAAACGGTATTCGATGCCAATGTTTTCGGCCCTTTGCGGATGATCCGCGCTGCCTTGCCCTCCATGCGCGCCGCCCGCAGCGGGCTGATCATCAATATCAGCTCGGTCCTCGGCTTCCTGCCGGCACCGTTCATGGGAATATATGCCAGCAGCAAGCATGCGCTCGAAGGATTGTCGGAATCGCTGGATCATGAGGTTCGCGAGTTCAACGTGCGCGTCGTGCTGGTTGAGCCGACCTTCACCAACACCAAGCTCGATGTAAACGCGGCACAGACCGAGGCGCCCTTGGGAGCCTACGCAGCGCAGGCTGACGCGACCATCAAGGCGGTACAGGCCCAGATCAAAACCGCGCCATCGCCTGTAAAAGTCGCGGAGAAGATATTGGCGGCAATCAACGGCCCATACAAAATGCGTCAACCGGCCGGCGGCCAGGCGACGCTTCTAAGCCGGCTGCGCAGGTTTATGCCGGCGAGCGCGGTCGACAGCAGCCTGCGCAAGACGTTCGGCTTCGGAAAGCGTCCTGCGTCCTAA
- the purU gene encoding formyltetrahydrofolate deformylase translates to MKNVVLTVSCKSTRGIVAAISSYLAEKGCNIIDSSQFDDLDTGKFFMRVSFISEEGLSGSEIGADFAAVAAPFEMDYEFHDSEKRMKVLLMVSRFGHCLNDLLYRWKIGALSIDIVGVVSNHFDYQKVVVNHDIPFHHIPVTKANKVQAEARIMEVAEQTGTELIVLARYMQILSDEMCQKMSGKIINIHHSFLPSFKGANPYKQAYGRGVKLIGATAHYVTADLDEGPIIEQDTARITHAQSPDDYVSIGRDVESQVLARAIHAHIHHRTFINGNRTVVFPASPGSYASERMG, encoded by the coding sequence ATGAAAAACGTCGTACTCACCGTCTCCTGCAAATCGACGCGCGGCATCGTTGCGGCGATTTCGAGCTATCTGGCGGAGAAGGGCTGCAACATCATCGACAGCTCGCAGTTCGACGATCTCGATACCGGCAAATTCTTCATGCGCGTCAGCTTCATTTCGGAAGAGGGTCTGTCCGGCTCGGAGATCGGCGCCGATTTTGCCGCCGTCGCCGCACCTTTCGAAATGGATTACGAGTTTCACGACAGCGAAAAGCGCATGAAGGTGCTCTTGATGGTGTCGCGCTTCGGCCATTGTCTCAACGACCTGCTCTACCGCTGGAAGATCGGGGCGCTTTCGATCGACATCGTCGGCGTCGTCTCCAACCATTTCGACTACCAGAAGGTCGTCGTCAATCACGACATCCCCTTCCACCATATTCCGGTCACCAAGGCCAACAAGGTTCAGGCCGAAGCCCGTATCATGGAGGTGGCCGAGCAGACCGGCACCGAGCTGATCGTGCTCGCCCGCTACATGCAGATCCTGTCGGACGAGATGTGCCAGAAGATGTCGGGCAAGATCATCAACATCCACCATTCCTTCCTGCCGTCCTTCAAGGGCGCCAACCCCTACAAGCAGGCCTATGGCCGCGGCGTCAAACTGATCGGCGCCACCGCCCATTACGTCACCGCCGATCTCGACGAAGGCCCGATCATCGAGCAGGATACGGCCCGCATCACCCATGCCCAGTCGCCCGACGACTATGTCTCGATCGGCCGCGACGTCGAAAGCCAGGTGCTGGCCCGCGCCATCCACGCCCATATCCATCACCGCACCTTCATCAACGGCAATAGAACCGTGGTCTTCCCGGCAAGCCCCGGAAGCTACGCCTCCGAACGCATGGGTTGA
- the glnT gene encoding type III glutamate--ammonia ligase — MTLDLAAFARDKGIKYFMISYTDLFGGQRAKLVPAEAIAEMQKDGAGFAGFATWLDLTPAHPDLFAVPDASSVIQLPWKKDVAWVAADCVMDDQPVEQAPRVLLKRLVAEAAKEGLRVKTGVEPEFFLISADGSVISDQFDTAEKPCYDQQAVMRRYDVIAEICDYMLELGWKPYQNDHEDANGQFEMNWEYDDVLKTADKHSFFKFMVKSVAEKHGLRATFMPKPFKGLTGNGCHAHISVWDLDGKVNAFADKEMAFGLSAQGKTFLGGIMKHASALAAVTNPTVNSYKRINAPRTTSGATWSPNTVTWTGNNRTHMVRVPGPGRFELRLPDGAVNPYLLQAIIIAAGLDGIRSQADPGRHYDIDMYAEGHLVKDAPRLPLNLLDALRAYDADEGLKQAMGAEFSAAYLKLKHREWNAYCSHFTEWERMSTLDI; from the coding sequence ATGACACTGGACCTTGCTGCTTTTGCCAGAGACAAAGGCATCAAATATTTCATGATCAGCTATACCGACCTGTTCGGCGGCCAACGCGCCAAGCTGGTCCCCGCCGAAGCCATCGCCGAGATGCAGAAGGATGGCGCGGGCTTTGCGGGCTTTGCCACCTGGCTCGATCTGACGCCCGCCCATCCCGACCTGTTCGCGGTTCCCGATGCATCCTCCGTCATCCAGCTGCCCTGGAAGAAAGACGTCGCATGGGTCGCGGCCGACTGCGTCATGGACGATCAGCCTGTCGAACAGGCGCCGCGCGTACTGCTGAAAAGACTGGTCGCTGAGGCTGCGAAAGAAGGGCTGAGGGTCAAAACCGGCGTCGAGCCGGAATTCTTTCTAATCTCCGCCGATGGTTCGGTGATCTCGGATCAGTTCGATACCGCCGAGAAGCCTTGCTACGATCAGCAGGCGGTGATGCGCCGCTACGACGTCATCGCCGAGATTTGCGATTATATGCTCGAACTCGGCTGGAAGCCCTATCAGAACGACCACGAGGATGCGAACGGCCAGTTCGAGATGAACTGGGAATACGACGATGTTCTGAAGACGGCGGACAAACACTCCTTCTTCAAATTCATGGTCAAGTCGGTCGCCGAAAAGCACGGGCTTCGCGCCACCTTCATGCCAAAGCCCTTCAAGGGCCTGACCGGAAACGGCTGCCATGCCCATATTTCGGTCTGGGACCTCGACGGCAAGGTCAACGCCTTCGCCGACAAGGAAATGGCCTTCGGGCTTTCGGCGCAGGGCAAGACCTTCCTCGGCGGCATCATGAAACATGCCTCGGCTCTTGCCGCGGTCACCAATCCGACGGTCAATTCCTACAAGCGCATCAATGCGCCGCGCACCACATCCGGCGCCACCTGGTCGCCGAACACCGTGACCTGGACCGGCAACAACCGCACCCACATGGTGCGCGTGCCGGGGCCGGGACGTTTCGAGCTGCGCCTGCCGGATGGGGCGGTCAATCCTTACCTGCTGCAGGCGATCATCATCGCCGCCGGCCTTGACGGCATCCGCAGCCAGGCAGACCCCGGCCGGCACTACGATATCGACATGTATGCCGAGGGGCATCTGGTGAAGGACGCGCCGCGCCTGCCGCTCAACCTTCTCGATGCGCTTCGCGCCTATGATGCCGACGAGGGCCTGAAGCAGGCGATGGGAGCGGAATTTTCCGCCGCCTATCTCAAGCTCAAGCATCGGGAATGGAATGCCTACTGCTCGCACTTCACCGAGTGGGAGCGGATGAGCACGCTCGACATCTGA
- a CDS encoding FMN-binding glutamate synthase family protein: MSYQNPYTPPRKSATFDDYTLAEIRRAAATGIYDIRGAGTKRKVPHFDDLLFLGASISRYPLEGYREKCDTTVVLGSRFAKKPITLKTPITIAGMSFGALSGNAKEALGRGATIAGTSTTTGDGGMTDEERGHSQTLVYQYLPSRYGMNPKDLRRADAIEVVVGQGAKPGGGGMLLGQKISDRVANMRNLPKGIDQRSACRHPDWTGPDDLEIKIMELREITDWEKPIYVKVGGARPYYDTALAVKAGADVVVLDGMQGGTAATQDVFIENVGMPTLACIRPAVQALQDLGMHRKVQLIVSGGIRSGADVAKALALGADAVAIGTAALVAIGDNDPHWEEEYQKLGTTAGAYDDWHEGKDPAGITTQDPELAKRLDPVAAGRRLANYLKVMTLEAQTIARACGKNHLHNLEPEDLVALTIEASAMAQVPLAGTNWIPGKGGF; encoded by the coding sequence ATGAGCTATCAAAACCCCTATACCCCGCCCCGCAAGTCCGCGACCTTCGACGACTATACGCTCGCCGAAATCCGCCGCGCGGCGGCGACCGGCATCTATGACATCCGCGGTGCCGGCACCAAGCGCAAGGTTCCGCATTTCGACGATCTCTTGTTTCTTGGCGCCTCGATCTCGCGCTATCCGCTCGAGGGCTATCGCGAAAAGTGCGACACGACGGTGGTGCTCGGCTCGCGTTTCGCCAAGAAGCCGATCACGTTGAAGACGCCGATCACTATTGCCGGCATGAGCTTCGGCGCGCTGTCCGGCAATGCCAAGGAAGCGCTCGGCCGCGGCGCGACGATCGCAGGCACCTCGACCACAACGGGCGACGGCGGCATGACCGATGAGGAGCGCGGCCACTCGCAGACGCTGGTCTATCAATACCTGCCGTCGCGCTACGGCATGAATCCCAAGGATTTGCGCCGCGCCGATGCGATCGAAGTCGTGGTTGGCCAGGGCGCCAAGCCCGGCGGCGGCGGCATGCTGCTCGGCCAGAAGATCTCCGACCGCGTCGCCAATATGCGCAACCTGCCGAAGGGCATCGACCAGCGCTCGGCCTGCCGCCATCCGGATTGGACCGGCCCCGACGATCTTGAAATCAAGATCATGGAGCTGCGCGAGATCACCGATTGGGAAAAGCCGATCTACGTCAAGGTCGGCGGCGCGCGTCCCTATTACGACACCGCCCTTGCCGTGAAGGCCGGTGCCGACGTCGTCGTGCTCGACGGCATGCAGGGCGGCACGGCGGCGACCCAGGACGTCTTCATCGAGAATGTCGGCATGCCGACGCTCGCCTGCATTCGCCCGGCGGTTCAGGCGCTGCAGGATCTCGGCATGCACCGCAAGGTGCAACTCATCGTGTCGGGCGGCATCCGCTCCGGCGCCGATGTTGCCAAGGCGCTGGCGCTCGGCGCCGACGCGGTGGCGATCGGCACGGCGGCACTCGTCGCCATCGGCGACAACGATCCGCACTGGGAAGAGGAATATCAGAAGCTCGGCACGACGGCCGGTGCCTATGACGATTGGCATGAAGGCAAGGATCCGGCCGGCATCACCACCCAGGACCCGGAACTCGCCAAGCGGCTCGACCCGGTCGCGGCCGGCCGCCGTCTCGCCAACTATCTGAAGGTGATGACGCTCGAGGCGCAGACCATCGCGCGTGCCTGCGGCAAGAACCATCTGCACAACCTCGAGCCGGAAGACCTGGTCGCACTGACGATCGAGGCCTCGGCCATGGCGCAGGTGCCGCTCGCCGGCACCAACTGGATCCCCGGCAAAGGGGGCTTTTGA